One segment of Geomonas ferrireducens DNA contains the following:
- a CDS encoding DMT family transporter, with protein MQSPHTSRAASRRGLLLIMLAAVLWGTVGISTKTIYQITATNPLSIGFFRLAFSLPVLFSVCWARLGRKMFQVSRTDLGLMMLVGLLTALYQACYFGAIARTGVAVATVITLCTAPVMVAVASAALTKKGPSRMTLLALLGALTGTGLLVLSQEQSKLSGADASGIALAFVSAFSYGMMTIASQRLAARYDPFQSLAISFAIGAAILFGVARSQGMVVTYPPLAWTVLVYLGAVPTALAYVLFLKGMRSTSATAASISTLLEPLVATLLAWFLFGERFSPMGFLGVALLIASLLLLYLQGALRVRKKEGC; from the coding sequence ATGCAGTCACCGCACACTTCCCGCGCAGCGTCGCGCCGCGGGCTTTTACTGATCATGCTCGCCGCGGTACTTTGGGGTACCGTCGGCATTTCCACCAAGACCATTTATCAAATCACCGCCACCAATCCGCTTTCCATCGGTTTCTTTCGTCTTGCGTTCTCTCTCCCCGTCTTGTTCTCGGTCTGCTGGGCAAGGCTCGGAAGAAAGATGTTCCAGGTTTCCCGCACCGATCTCGGGCTGATGATGCTCGTCGGTTTGCTGACCGCTTTGTACCAGGCATGCTACTTCGGAGCCATCGCCCGTACCGGGGTCGCGGTGGCAACGGTGATAACGCTCTGCACGGCGCCGGTCATGGTCGCCGTCGCTTCCGCCGCGTTGACGAAGAAGGGGCCTTCGAGGATGACGCTTTTGGCCCTGTTAGGCGCCCTTACGGGAACCGGCCTGCTGGTTCTGTCCCAGGAACAGTCAAAGCTTTCCGGAGCGGACGCAAGCGGCATTGCGCTGGCCTTTGTCTCGGCCTTCAGCTACGGGATGATGACCATCGCCTCGCAACGGCTCGCAGCGCGATACGACCCGTTTCAGTCTCTTGCGATCAGTTTCGCCATCGGGGCTGCCATACTGTTCGGTGTCGCACGTTCCCAAGGCATGGTCGTGACCTATCCTCCCCTTGCCTGGACGGTACTTGTCTACCTAGGCGCGGTACCGACGGCACTCGCCTATGTGCTCTTCTTGAAAGGGATGCGTTCCACCTCGGCGACTGCGGCGAGTATCAGCACGCTTCTTGAGCCGCTGGTCGCGACTCTGCTGGCCTGGTTCCTCTTCGGGGAGCGCTTCTCTCCGATGGGATTTCTGGGTGTTGCCCTGTTGATAGCGTCTTTGCTGTTGCTGTATCTGCAGGGGGCGCTGAGGGTGCGAAAAAAAGAGGGCTGCTAA
- a CDS encoding FkbM family methyltransferase — MLLKDLFKLAIPPGATVFDIGAFQGELSLFFAALTGQAGRVYSFEPHPEHFLALSMRACEEACANVFPYCRAISAIAGHQVLYLAPEETAQSSSILPELGTEARLGAGVRRCLVETDTVDDFSRSIGRVPDFIKIDTEGAERLVLEGARRVIESSFPTIVFEGVFGYDTGLGAFSFGEAVPSHVAWLESIGYRICVVDIDYLISAWVPEGSRAYATNYGLLSLTSAEFSQLPLIGCNLVAFHSSRRDVFERLDAAVSDRLLDLMTRLGISLGASSGLG, encoded by the coding sequence ATGTTGTTAAAGGATCTTTTCAAGCTGGCGATTCCGCCTGGCGCCACCGTTTTCGACATCGGCGCCTTTCAGGGGGAACTCTCGCTTTTCTTTGCGGCTTTGACGGGACAAGCAGGGCGCGTGTACTCATTCGAGCCTCACCCCGAGCACTTCCTTGCGCTGTCGATGCGCGCCTGCGAAGAGGCCTGCGCCAACGTATTCCCTTATTGCCGGGCCATTTCGGCCATCGCCGGTCATCAGGTGCTTTACCTTGCGCCGGAGGAGACTGCGCAATCCTCCAGTATCCTACCCGAGCTGGGAACCGAGGCCCGGCTCGGAGCGGGAGTGCGCCGCTGCTTGGTGGAGACCGACACGGTGGATGATTTTTCGCGCTCGATCGGCCGAGTTCCCGACTTCATCAAAATCGACACCGAGGGTGCCGAGCGCCTAGTGCTTGAGGGGGCGCGCCGCGTCATCGAGTCGTCCTTTCCTACCATCGTTTTCGAGGGGGTCTTCGGATACGATACAGGACTAGGAGCCTTCTCCTTTGGTGAAGCGGTGCCGTCCCATGTAGCATGGCTCGAATCGATCGGGTATCGCATCTGTGTTGTCGACATCGACTACCTCATCAGTGCCTGGGTCCCGGAAGGATCCCGAGCTTACGCAACGAACTACGGGCTCTTGTCGCTTACCTCCGCAGAGTTCTCTCAGTTACCACTCATCGGCTGCAACCTCGTCGCTTTCCACAGCTCGCGGAGAGACGTGTTTGAGCGGTTGGACGCGGCCGTGTCCGATCGCCTGCTTGACCTCATGACGCGCCTCGGTATCTCGCTTGGTGCCTCTTCCGGCCTTGGCTGA